A single genomic interval of Alteromonas sp. CI.11.F.A3 harbors:
- a CDS encoding ATP-binding protein, whose amino-acid sequence MDRITDKIANLAKALNKPSEPNDEYIDYATLRKQYENQANQEIGQLQQRSKKARVEAIHGRSDLNPKWTFANLIEDSDDVIEAVSIAQSFIAAHDDPAWRQSGSHMMLFYGDYGRGKSHIAGAIAHQLIEQYEISVLYRQLSTLLEMRYFSYDFSATDNVGQKFREANQELLEVDLLILDEVCVNETVLKKNTQSWLGNLLRQRLVNKKNCILITNHSLGELEHAMGRYCFESVKEYDTYKVRFQGPSRREGLTQDEAEAQNITPRYQPNQVR is encoded by the coding sequence ATGGATCGAATTACAGACAAAATTGCGAATCTTGCCAAGGCCCTTAACAAGCCTTCCGAGCCTAACGATGAATACATCGATTACGCAACGCTTAGAAAGCAATACGAGAACCAAGCAAACCAAGAAATTGGTCAACTACAACAACGCTCTAAAAAAGCGCGTGTAGAAGCCATTCATGGGCGTTCTGATCTAAACCCCAAGTGGACGTTCGCTAACTTGATAGAAGACAGCGACGATGTCATTGAAGCGGTGTCTATTGCACAGTCTTTTATTGCCGCTCATGACGATCCCGCCTGGCGTCAAAGTGGTTCTCACATGATGTTATTCTACGGCGATTATGGCAGGGGTAAGTCTCATATTGCTGGCGCGATCGCCCATCAACTTATAGAACAATATGAGATCTCAGTCTTATACAGGCAGCTTTCAACCCTACTGGAAATGCGTTATTTCTCTTATGATTTTAGCGCCACAGACAACGTAGGCCAGAAGTTCAGAGAAGCAAACCAAGAATTACTTGAAGTCGATTTGCTTATTCTGGATGAAGTCTGTGTGAATGAAACCGTGCTTAAAAAGAATACCCAAAGCTGGTTAGGCAATTTATTGCGCCAACGTTTGGTGAATAAAAAGAACTGCATCTTAATTACCAACCATAGTTTAGGCGAGCTAGAGCACGCTATGGGCCGTTATTGCTTTGAGTCAGTCAAAGAATACGATACTTATAAAGTACGCTTTCAAGGCCCAAGTAGACGTGAAGGCTTAACCCAAGATGAAGCCGAAGCACAAAATATCACGCCAAGATACCAACCTAACCAGGTTCGCTAA
- the mnmG gene encoding tRNA uridine-5-carboxymethylaminomethyl(34) synthesis enzyme MnmG, whose product MYYTQAFDVIVVGGGHAGTEAALAAARMGSNTLLLTHNIETIGQMSCNPAIGGIGKGHLVKEIDALGGAMGLAADQGGIQFRTLNSSKGPAVRATRAQADRTLYRQAIRKIVESQKNLTLFQQSVDDLVVENDQVTGVVTQMGLKFKAKTVVLTVGTFLGGTIHIGLENYRGGRAGDPPSIALADRLRALPFRVDRLKTGTPARLDARSLDFSVMQAQPGDNPTPVFSFMGNREMHPQQIPCYITHTNEKTHDIIRGGLDRSPMFTGVIEGIGPRYCPSIEDKITRFADKDSHQIFVEPEGLNSIEVYPNGISTSLPFDVQMNLVRSIKGFENAHIVRPGYAIEYDFFDPRDLKQTLENKFIKGLFFAGQINGTTGYEEAGAQGLIAGANASLQAQEKDPLILRRDQAYMGVLIDDLATMGTKEPYRMFTSRAEYRLLLREDNADSRLTALGREIGLVDDARWAAFNTKQEAVEGELQRMRGNWVHKDHSATPALNTLLKTPVSKEHSLEELIRRPEMTYRQLMEIDSIGPGLTDPIAAEQVEIQIKYAGYIARQMDEIAKTQRHENSLLPVDLDFTKISGLSNEVVAKLTEARPETIGKASRISGITPAAISLLLVYLKKHGMLRKHDKLSA is encoded by the coding sequence ATGTATTACACCCAAGCATTTGATGTCATCGTAGTCGGTGGTGGTCATGCTGGAACAGAAGCTGCGCTAGCTGCTGCTCGCATGGGTTCAAACACCTTACTGTTAACCCATAACATTGAAACCATTGGACAGATGTCTTGTAACCCAGCGATCGGTGGGATCGGCAAAGGTCATTTGGTAAAAGAAATTGATGCACTTGGTGGAGCTATGGGTTTGGCTGCCGATCAGGGTGGCATTCAGTTTAGAACCCTAAATTCAAGCAAGGGACCAGCTGTTCGTGCAACGCGTGCTCAGGCTGATAGAACCCTTTACCGTCAAGCTATTCGTAAAATTGTAGAAAGCCAAAAAAACCTCACGTTGTTTCAACAAAGCGTTGACGATCTCGTGGTTGAAAACGATCAGGTAACTGGCGTGGTTACCCAAATGGGGCTTAAATTTAAAGCCAAAACCGTGGTACTCACAGTAGGAACATTCTTAGGCGGCACCATCCACATAGGCCTTGAGAACTATCGTGGTGGACGCGCAGGCGATCCCCCTTCGATAGCCCTCGCTGATCGTTTACGTGCCTTACCGTTTCGTGTAGACCGCTTAAAAACCGGTACACCTGCACGTTTAGATGCCCGTTCGTTAGATTTTAGTGTGATGCAGGCACAACCTGGTGATAATCCAACACCGGTATTTTCATTCATGGGCAACCGTGAAATGCATCCACAACAGATCCCGTGTTACATCACGCATACTAACGAAAAAACACACGACATTATTCGAGGCGGACTTGATCGCTCTCCTATGTTTACTGGTGTAATTGAGGGTATTGGCCCCCGTTACTGCCCAAGCATTGAAGATAAGATCACTCGGTTTGCAGACAAAGATTCCCATCAAATTTTTGTTGAACCAGAAGGCTTAAACAGCATTGAAGTTTATCCAAATGGTATTTCTACAAGTTTGCCTTTTGATGTTCAGATGAATCTTGTTCGCTCAATCAAAGGCTTCGAGAACGCGCATATCGTGCGCCCTGGCTATGCCATTGAATATGATTTCTTCGATCCAAGAGATCTGAAACAAACACTCGAAAACAAATTTATTAAAGGCTTGTTCTTTGCTGGCCAAATTAACGGCACAACCGGTTATGAAGAAGCGGGTGCACAAGGCCTCATTGCTGGCGCAAATGCGTCATTGCAAGCACAAGAAAAAGATCCTCTTATTTTACGTCGCGATCAAGCCTACATGGGCGTATTGATTGACGATCTGGCTACCATGGGAACGAAAGAACCCTATCGTATGTTTACCAGCCGTGCTGAATATCGATTATTGCTTCGTGAAGATAATGCCGATAGTCGCTTAACCGCGTTAGGTCGTGAAATAGGGTTAGTGGATGATGCTCGCTGGGCCGCATTCAATACTAAGCAAGAAGCGGTTGAAGGCGAGTTGCAACGCATGCGTGGAAACTGGGTCCATAAAGATCATAGTGCTACGCCAGCGTTGAATACTTTGCTTAAAACACCCGTAAGCAAAGAGCATTCACTAGAAGAACTTATTCGCCGACCTGAAATGACCTATCGTCAATTGATGGAGATTGACAGTATTGGACCTGGTTTAACCGATCCTATTGCGGCTGAACAAGTTGAGATCCAAATTAAGTACGCAGGTTATATTGCGCGCCAGATGGACGAAATAGCCAAAACACAGCGTCACGAGAATTCTCTGTTACCGGTTGATCTCGATTTTACTAAAATCTCAGGTTTATCAAACGAAGTGGTGGCTAAACTTACCGAAGCGAGACCTGAAACTATTGGTAAAGCGTCGCGTATTTCCGGAATTACGCCGGCTGCTATTTCCTTGCTTTTGGTGTATTTGAAAAAGCACGGCATGTTAAGAAAACACGATAAATTAAGCGCTTAA
- the rsmG gene encoding 16S rRNA (guanine(527)-N(7))-methyltransferase RsmG, whose protein sequence is MSLEQELHEILASGLAAQSLQLSDDQQAKLVGFVLLIDKWNKAYNLTSVRDPKQMMVKHILDSLAIYPYLAKHEAKHIIDVGTGPGLPGMPLAIAFPDTAFTLLDSLGKRVRFMTQSVHSLKLSNVTPIQSRVEAHTPAQPYDIVLSRAFASLKDMLHWCQHLVNSDGQFLALKGQFPEDELKEVSDHYQVIKTESLTVPNLVGERHLVWIKKA, encoded by the coding sequence ATGAGTTTAGAGCAAGAATTACACGAAATACTGGCCTCGGGCCTTGCGGCACAATCACTTCAATTAAGCGATGATCAGCAAGCAAAGCTCGTGGGCTTTGTATTGTTGATTGATAAATGGAACAAAGCCTACAATCTGACATCGGTGCGTGATCCGAAGCAGATGATGGTTAAACATATTTTGGACTCATTAGCGATATACCCATATTTAGCTAAACATGAAGCCAAACATATCATTGATGTAGGTACTGGCCCTGGTTTGCCAGGCATGCCCCTTGCGATAGCGTTTCCTGACACGGCATTTACCTTGCTAGATAGTTTAGGTAAGCGCGTTCGTTTTATGACCCAAAGTGTCCATTCCCTTAAATTATCGAATGTGACGCCTATTCAAAGTAGAGTTGAAGCACATACCCCAGCGCAACCGTATGATATAGTACTTAGCCGAGCGTTCGCTTCGTTAAAAGATATGTTGCACTGGTGCCAACATCTGGTAAATTCAGACGGGCAGTTCCTTGCACTTAAAGGGCAGTTTCCAGAAGACGAATTAAAAGAAGTGAGTGATCACTATCAGGTGATCAAAACGGAAAGTCTCACTGTACCGAATCTGGTGGGCGAACGACACCTCGTTTGGATTAAAAAGGCATAA
- a CDS encoding ParA family protein — MAKVIAIANQKGGVGKTTTAVNVAASMAATKRKVLLIDLDPQGNATMGSGVDKYDVHATAFELLIEEQPINDVIVKNTAGKFDLVAANGDVTAAEIKLMEMFAREVRLRNALKPVLDYYDFIFIDCPPSLNQLTVNALAAADSVMVPMQCEYYALEGLTALMDTIQKLASVVNPELKIEGVLRTMYDPRNRLANDVSEQLKRHFGEQVYRTVIPRNVRLAEAPSFGTPAMYYDKSSTGAKAYLALAGEILRRRDKSAPSQAKAS, encoded by the coding sequence GTGGCAAAGGTAATCGCGATCGCGAATCAAAAAGGTGGTGTGGGTAAAACCACTACTGCAGTGAATGTTGCAGCATCAATGGCTGCCACAAAACGTAAAGTGCTACTGATTGATCTTGATCCACAAGGTAATGCAACCATGGGAAGCGGCGTCGACAAATACGATGTTCACGCTACCGCGTTTGAGTTGCTTATCGAAGAACAACCTATCAACGACGTTATTGTTAAAAATACTGCGGGTAAATTTGATTTAGTGGCTGCCAATGGCGACGTGACAGCAGCTGAAATTAAGTTAATGGAAATGTTTGCCCGTGAGGTGCGCCTTAGAAATGCGCTAAAACCTGTTCTTGATTACTACGATTTTATCTTTATTGACTGCCCTCCTTCACTAAACCAACTTACAGTAAATGCATTAGCCGCGGCTGATTCAGTCATGGTGCCAATGCAGTGTGAATATTACGCGCTTGAAGGGTTAACGGCGTTAATGGATACCATTCAAAAACTCGCGTCAGTGGTAAATCCTGAATTGAAGATTGAAGGGGTATTGCGTACCATGTACGACCCCCGTAACCGCCTTGCAAACGATGTTTCAGAACAGCTTAAGCGTCATTTTGGTGAGCAAGTATATCGTACTGTGATCCCGCGCAACGTGCGCCTAGCTGAAGCGCCAAGTTTCGGTACCCCGGCGATGTACTACGATAAGTCTTCTACAGGGGCTAAAGCATATTTAGCATTGGCGGGTGAAATTCTTCGTCGCCGTGATAAATCTGCGCCAAGTCAGGCGAAAGCCAGTTAA